The proteins below come from a single Mugil cephalus isolate CIBA_MC_2020 chromosome 7, CIBA_Mcephalus_1.1, whole genome shotgun sequence genomic window:
- the LOC125010781 gene encoding ceramide synthase 2-like, protein MDLLPDLWRQDYWLPPGVTWTDMEQLADSDRPRPQDLLIALPLALGFVALRFLFERFFAPPMGRCLGVKNRSQVTAAPSPKLESFYTQRSRQPTQSEIVGLTLLCGKTQRQIETWFRLRRNQDRPSQTKKFGEAAWRFFFYLTAFMAGLSCLIDRPWFWDHRECWRQYPVQPMERAHYWYYMLELGFYGSLLLRISVDVKRKDFKEQVIHHLATIFLLSFSYCANYIRIGTLVMLLHDSSDILLESAKMFNYGTGWRKTCDTLFVVFAVVFLVTRLVIFPSKIIHTTLVLSMEVFQPFAGYYFFNVLLMVLQGLHIFWAGLILRMVYKFLKGKLEKDERSDEESEVEDQEEDKEGEENMDQGGDCYWEKSKDSLNSKLSMLTNSCVLNNLTNHRSSVADRMRKAQ, encoded by the exons ATGGATCTGCTGCCGGACCTATGGAGGCAGGACTACTGGCTTCCTCCAGGTGTGACCTGGACAGACATGGAGCAGCTGGCGGACTCTGACCGACCACGACCCCAGGACCTGCTCATAGCTCTGCCGCTCGCTCTGGGCTTTGTCGCCCTGCGCTTCTTGTTTGAGAG GTTTTTTGCCCCACCCATGGGCAGATGTCTGGGGGTGAAGAATAGATCGCAGGTGACTGCTGCCCCCTCCCCGAAGCTGGAGTCGTTTTACACCCAGAGGAGCCGGCAGCCAACGCAG AGTGAGATTGTTGGCTTGACGCTGCTGTGCGGtaaaacccagaggcagatcgAGACCTGGTTCAGACTGCGCAGGAACCAAGACAGGCCCTCTCAGACCAAGAAGTTTGGTGAAGCCGC TTGGAGGTTCTTTTTCTACCTCACAGCCTTTATGGCTGGATTGTCCTGCTTGATTGAT AGACCCTGGTTCTGGGACCACAGGGAATGCTGGAGGCAGTATCCCGTTCAG cccaTGGAGAGAGCTCACTATTGGTACTACATGCTGGAGTTGGGATTTTACGGCTCTCTGCTCCTGCGGATTTCTGTGGACGTGAAGAGGAAG GATTTTAAAGAACAAGTGATCCACCATTTGGCCACCATCTTCCTGCTCAGTTTCTCCTACTGTGCTAACTACATTCGCATCGGCACCTTGGTCATGCTGCTCCATGACTCCTCCGACATCCTTCTAGAG TCCGCCAAGATGTTCAACTACGGCACCGGCTGGAGAAAAACATGTGACACactctttgttgtgtttgccgTGGTCTTCCTTGTGACTCGGTTGGTGATTTTCCCCAGCAA AATCATTCACACCACCCTGGTACTGTCCATGGAGGTGTTTCAACCTTTTGCCGGCTACTACTTTTTTAATGTCCTGCTCATGGTGCTGCAGGGCCTTCACATCTTCTGGGCAGGCTTAATATTACGTATGGTCTATAAGTTTCTTAAAGGCAAG CTGGAAAAAGATGAACGCAGTGATGAAGAGAGTGAAGTTGAAGATCAAGAGGAGgataaagaaggagaagaaaatatgGATCAAGGAGGAGATTGTTACTGGGAGAAAAGTAAAGACAGTCTGAACTCCAAACTATCTATGCTGACCAACAGCTGTGTCCTCAATAACCTGACCAACCACAGGTCCTCTGTAGCAGACAGAATGCGTAAAGCTCAGTAA